A single window of Papio anubis isolate 15944 chromosome 8, Panubis1.0, whole genome shotgun sequence DNA harbors:
- the ZNF16 gene encoding zinc finger protein 16 isoform X4, whose product MVLVMPSLRTRREEAEMELSAPGPSPWTPAAQAPVNDAPAVTHPGSAACGPPCCSDTELEAICPHYQQPDCNTRTEDKEFLHKEDFHEDMESQTEISENCAGDVSQVPELGDLCDDASERDWGVSEGRRLPQSLSQEGDFTPAALGLLRGALEEKDLACNGFDSCFSLSPNLMSCQEIPTEERPHPYDMDGQSFQHCVDLTGHEGVPTAESPLICNECGKTFQGNPDLIQHQIFHIGEASFMCDGCGKTFSQNSVLKSCHRSHMSEKACQCSECGKALRGCSDFSRHQSHHSSERPYMCNECGKAFSQNSSLKKHQKSHMSEKPYECNECGKAFRRSSNLIQHQRIHSGEKPYVCSECGKAFRRSSNLIKHHRTHTGEKPFECGECGKAFSQSAHLRKHQRVHTGEKPYECNDCGKPFSRVSNLIKHHRVHTGEKPYKCSDCGKAFSQSSSLIQHRRIHTGEKPHVCTVCGKAFSYSSVLRKHQIIHTGEKPYRCSVCGKAFSHSSALIQHQGVHTGDKPYECHECGKTFGRSSNLILHQRVHTGEKPYECTECGKTFSQSSTLIQHQRIHNGLKPHECSQCGKAFNRSSNLIHHQKVHTGEKPYTCVECGKGFSQSSHLIQHQIIHTGERPYKCSECGKAFSQRSVLIQHQRIHTGVKPYNCAACGKAFSQRSKLIKHQLIHTRE is encoded by the coding sequence ATTGCAACACCAGGACTGAAGACAAGGAGTTTCTTCACAAGGAAGACTTTCATGAAGATATGGAATCACAGACAGAAATATCAGAAAACTGTGCTGGTGATGTTTCCCAGGTGCCCGAGCTTGGAGATCTGTGTGATGATGCATCAGAAAGAGACTGGGGAGTCTCTGAAGGCAGGAGGCTGCCACAGTCCCTCTCCCAGGAGGGGGACTTCACACCAGCGGCCCTGGGGCTCCTTAGGGGCGCCTTAGAGGAGAAAGATCTGGCCTGTAATGGTTTTGACAGTTGCTTCAGTCTGAGCCCAAACCTGATGTCATGTCAGGAAATCCCTACAGAAGAGAGGCCACATCCGTATGACATGGATGGCCAAAGTTTCCAGCACTGCGTGGACCTAACTGGTCACGAGGGGGTTCCCACAGCTGAAAGTCCACTCatatgtaatgaatgtgggaaaaccTTCCAAGGAAATCCTGACCTTATTCAGCATCAAATATTCCACATCGGAGAGGCTTCCTTTATGTGCGATGGTTGTGGGAAAACCTTCAGCCAGAACTCAGTTCTTAAAAGCTGTCATCGATCTCATATGAGTGAGAAAGCCTGCCAGTGCAGCGAATGTGGGAAAGCCCTCCGAGGGTGCTCAGACTTTTCTAGGCATCAGAGTCACCACAGCAGTGAGAGGCCTTATATGTGTAAcgaatgtggaaaagccttcagcCAGAACTCAAGCCTTAAAAAGCACCAAAAGTCTCACATGAGTGAGAAGCCCTATGAATGCAATGAATGTGGGAAGGCTTTCAGGCGGAGCTCAAACCTCATCCAACATCAAAGAATCCATTCTGGGGAGAAGCCGTACGTGTGCAGTgagtgtgggaaggccttcagGCGAAGTTCAAACCTCATCAAACACCACAGAACTCACACAGGAGAGAAGCCTTTTGAGTGTGGCGAGTGCGGGAAAGCCTTCAGCCAGAGCGCACACCTGAGGAAGCACCAGAGGgtccacactggagagaagccttacgAGTGTAATGATTGTGGCAAGCCCTTCAGTCGGGTCTCCAACCTCATTAAGCACCACAGggttcacactggagagaaaccctataagtGCAGCGACTGCGGGAAAGCATTTAGTCAGAGCTCCAGCCTTATTCAACACcggagaattcacactggagaaaagcctCACGTGTGTACCGTGTGCGGAAAAGCCTTTAGTTACAGCTCAGTGCTCCGGAAGCACCAGATCATCCACACAGGAGAGAAGCCGTACAGATGCAGTGTCTGTGGGAAGGCCTTCAGCCACAGCTCAGCCCTCATTCAACACCAGGGCGTGCACACAGGTGACAAGCCCTATGAGTGCCACGAGTGTGGGAAGACCTTTGGTCGCAGCTCCAACCTCATCCTTCACCAGCGagtccacactggagagaagccctatgaatgtactgaatgtggaaaaaccTTCAGCCAGAGCTCAACCCTCATTCAGCATCAGAGGATTCATAATGGGCTGAAGCCCCATGAGTGTAGCCAGTGTGGCAAAGCCTTCAACCGAAGCTCCAATCTTATTCACCACCAGAAAGTTCATACTGGGGAAAAACCCTACACCTGTGTTGAATGCGGTAAGGGCTTCAGCCAGAGCTCACACCTCATTCAGCATCAGATAATCCACACTGGCGAGCGCCCCTACAAATGCAGtgagtgtgggaaagccttcagccAGCGTTCCGTCCTCATCCAGCACCAGAGGATCCACACTGGGGTGAAGCCCTACAACTGTGCTGcttgtgggaaagccttcagccAGCGATCAAAGTTGATCAAACACCAGTTGATTCACACCAGGGAGTAG
- the ZNF16 gene encoding zinc finger protein 16 isoform X5, protein MPSLRTRREEAEMELSAPGPSPWTPAAQAPVNDAPAVTHPGSAACGPPCCSDTELEAICPHYQQPDCNTRTEDKEFLHKEDFHEDMESQTEISENCAGDVSQVPELGDLCDDASERDWGVSEGRRLPQSLSQEGDFTPAALGLLRGALEEKDLACNGFDSCFSLSPNLMSCQEIPTEERPHPYDMDGQSFQHCVDLTGHEGVPTAESPLICNECGKTFQGNPDLIQHQIFHIGEASFMCDGCGKTFSQNSVLKSCHRSHMSEKACQCSECGKALRGCSDFSRHQSHHSSERPYMCNECGKAFSQNSSLKKHQKSHMSEKPYECNECGKAFRRSSNLIQHQRIHSGEKPYVCSECGKAFRRSSNLIKHHRTHTGEKPFECGECGKAFSQSAHLRKHQRVHTGEKPYECNDCGKPFSRVSNLIKHHRVHTGEKPYKCSDCGKAFSQSSSLIQHRRIHTGEKPHVCTVCGKAFSYSSVLRKHQIIHTGEKPYRCSVCGKAFSHSSALIQHQGVHTGDKPYECHECGKTFGRSSNLILHQRVHTGEKPYECTECGKTFSQSSTLIQHQRIHNGLKPHECSQCGKAFNRSSNLIHHQKVHTGEKPYTCVECGKGFSQSSHLIQHQIIHTGERPYKCSECGKAFSQRSVLIQHQRIHTGVKPYNCAACGKAFSQRSKLIKHQLIHTRE, encoded by the coding sequence ATTGCAACACCAGGACTGAAGACAAGGAGTTTCTTCACAAGGAAGACTTTCATGAAGATATGGAATCACAGACAGAAATATCAGAAAACTGTGCTGGTGATGTTTCCCAGGTGCCCGAGCTTGGAGATCTGTGTGATGATGCATCAGAAAGAGACTGGGGAGTCTCTGAAGGCAGGAGGCTGCCACAGTCCCTCTCCCAGGAGGGGGACTTCACACCAGCGGCCCTGGGGCTCCTTAGGGGCGCCTTAGAGGAGAAAGATCTGGCCTGTAATGGTTTTGACAGTTGCTTCAGTCTGAGCCCAAACCTGATGTCATGTCAGGAAATCCCTACAGAAGAGAGGCCACATCCGTATGACATGGATGGCCAAAGTTTCCAGCACTGCGTGGACCTAACTGGTCACGAGGGGGTTCCCACAGCTGAAAGTCCACTCatatgtaatgaatgtgggaaaaccTTCCAAGGAAATCCTGACCTTATTCAGCATCAAATATTCCACATCGGAGAGGCTTCCTTTATGTGCGATGGTTGTGGGAAAACCTTCAGCCAGAACTCAGTTCTTAAAAGCTGTCATCGATCTCATATGAGTGAGAAAGCCTGCCAGTGCAGCGAATGTGGGAAAGCCCTCCGAGGGTGCTCAGACTTTTCTAGGCATCAGAGTCACCACAGCAGTGAGAGGCCTTATATGTGTAAcgaatgtggaaaagccttcagcCAGAACTCAAGCCTTAAAAAGCACCAAAAGTCTCACATGAGTGAGAAGCCCTATGAATGCAATGAATGTGGGAAGGCTTTCAGGCGGAGCTCAAACCTCATCCAACATCAAAGAATCCATTCTGGGGAGAAGCCGTACGTGTGCAGTgagtgtgggaaggccttcagGCGAAGTTCAAACCTCATCAAACACCACAGAACTCACACAGGAGAGAAGCCTTTTGAGTGTGGCGAGTGCGGGAAAGCCTTCAGCCAGAGCGCACACCTGAGGAAGCACCAGAGGgtccacactggagagaagccttacgAGTGTAATGATTGTGGCAAGCCCTTCAGTCGGGTCTCCAACCTCATTAAGCACCACAGggttcacactggagagaaaccctataagtGCAGCGACTGCGGGAAAGCATTTAGTCAGAGCTCCAGCCTTATTCAACACcggagaattcacactggagaaaagcctCACGTGTGTACCGTGTGCGGAAAAGCCTTTAGTTACAGCTCAGTGCTCCGGAAGCACCAGATCATCCACACAGGAGAGAAGCCGTACAGATGCAGTGTCTGTGGGAAGGCCTTCAGCCACAGCTCAGCCCTCATTCAACACCAGGGCGTGCACACAGGTGACAAGCCCTATGAGTGCCACGAGTGTGGGAAGACCTTTGGTCGCAGCTCCAACCTCATCCTTCACCAGCGagtccacactggagagaagccctatgaatgtactgaatgtggaaaaaccTTCAGCCAGAGCTCAACCCTCATTCAGCATCAGAGGATTCATAATGGGCTGAAGCCCCATGAGTGTAGCCAGTGTGGCAAAGCCTTCAACCGAAGCTCCAATCTTATTCACCACCAGAAAGTTCATACTGGGGAAAAACCCTACACCTGTGTTGAATGCGGTAAGGGCTTCAGCCAGAGCTCACACCTCATTCAGCATCAGATAATCCACACTGGCGAGCGCCCCTACAAATGCAGtgagtgtgggaaagccttcagccAGCGTTCCGTCCTCATCCAGCACCAGAGGATCCACACTGGGGTGAAGCCCTACAACTGTGCTGcttgtgggaaagccttcagccAGCGATCAAAGTTGATCAAACACCAGTTGATTCACACCAGGGAGTAG